One region of Pseudomonas glycinae genomic DNA includes:
- a CDS encoding PIG-L family deacetylase, protein MSRKQQLLKRHRRNKRIGLLIALIVLIALGLLVAWWLPLVLAVIGWIAHEAWFADHLFYSPKDDYQYSFPPFTPQPKVHLNGEQLRLDEGVMLVDDATLILAVKVKSSWLGRFFDPRIELVGGTHPDAQTFERGVNGLRYLNLSGQAQALSQGQLRLRGRFCRVSGEPVLWALEQPDYRQQRMMVIAPHADDAELAAYGLYSQAKEAWIVTLTAGEIEAEHYQRMGLNKVEAARLKGRLRAWDSLAVPRWAGVPQEHCMQLGYFCLQLAAMQAAPNQPIGSREADLSDTRMFRQLNPFVLPGDADGAPTWNNLLADLRDVLSRARPDVIVMPHPTLDPHPDHICAQEAVLEALRGLEWQPTLLGYANHLHDNDRWPMGDSGQGIALPPTFDATLAMQPLCLPLSIQLQRDKAMALGMMHDLQPPAPFKRRLRRLFQRLLAGRRPSVYGENEFFRKAIRRQELFWVLKQSETGATASHRGEV, encoded by the coding sequence ATGAGCCGCAAACAGCAACTGCTCAAGCGTCACCGGCGCAATAAACGAATCGGCCTGCTGATCGCACTGATCGTGTTGATCGCCCTTGGCTTGCTGGTGGCCTGGTGGCTGCCGCTGGTGCTGGCGGTCATTGGCTGGATTGCCCATGAGGCGTGGTTCGCCGATCACCTGTTCTATTCGCCGAAAGACGATTACCAATACAGCTTTCCGCCGTTCACTCCGCAGCCAAAGGTGCATCTGAACGGCGAACAGTTGCGCCTCGACGAAGGTGTGATGCTGGTGGACGACGCCACGCTGATCCTCGCCGTGAAGGTCAAAAGCAGCTGGCTGGGACGCTTCTTCGATCCTCGGATCGAGTTGGTCGGGGGCACCCATCCCGACGCGCAGACGTTCGAGCGCGGCGTTAACGGCCTGCGTTATCTGAACCTCAGCGGCCAGGCGCAGGCCCTGTCGCAAGGCCAGTTGCGTCTGCGCGGGCGCTTTTGCCGGGTGTCCGGCGAGCCGGTGCTGTGGGCGCTGGAACAACCGGACTACCGCCAGCAGCGGATGATGGTCATCGCGCCTCACGCCGACGATGCCGAACTGGCTGCCTACGGTTTGTACAGCCAGGCCAAAGAAGCCTGGATCGTGACCCTGACCGCCGGCGAGATCGAAGCCGAACATTATCAACGGATGGGCCTGAACAAGGTCGAGGCGGCGCGGCTCAAGGGGCGTCTGCGCGCCTGGGACAGTCTGGCCGTACCGCGCTGGGCCGGCGTGCCGCAGGAACACTGCATGCAGCTCGGGTATTTCTGCCTGCAACTGGCGGCGATGCAGGCTGCACCGAATCAACCCATTGGCTCGCGCGAAGCCGATCTGAGCGACACGCGGATGTTCCGTCAGCTGAATCCGTTTGTCCTGCCCGGCGATGCCGACGGCGCGCCGACCTGGAACAACCTGCTGGCCGACCTGCGTGACGTGCTGTCCCGCGCGCGCCCGGATGTGATCGTGATGCCGCACCCGACGCTGGATCCGCATCCCGATCACATCTGCGCCCAAGAGGCGGTGCTGGAAGCCTTGCGCGGCCTCGAATGGCAGCCGACGCTGCTCGGTTACGCCAACCACTTGCACGACAACGACCGTTGGCCGATGGGCGACAGCGGGCAGGGCATCGCCTTGCCGCCGACGTTCGATGCGACCCTCGCGATGCAGCCGCTGTGCCTGCCGCTGTCGATCCAATTGCAACGGGACAAGGCCATGGCGCTGGGCATGATGCATGACCTGCAGCCACCGGCCCCGTTCAAGCGTCGCCTGCGCCGGTTGTTTCAGCGACTGCTGGCCGGTCGGCGTCCGTCGGTTTATGGCGAGAACGAATTTTTCCGCAAAGCAATCAGACGCCAGGAGTTGTTCTGGGTACTGAAGCAGAGCGAAACAGGGGCGACGGCATCGCACCGGGGAGAGGTATGA
- a CDS encoding antimicrobial resistance protein Mig-14: MLNRFQGWRERGWSPVDASTYAQAWQRFGGSVATHPMVVERLANLAGIPVRYLAWEQQGEIKAAIPTWGRDLALSKDVLKRNGKKGLFDLGNAELILPAAADAQAPLRHRGRYLSALNENRFSGLKLQTEQLAMARTPEELSKKFRYNQRRELRLLEEAGGVVRPVSDFSSAELAAVYCDLFQRRWGFPATGAGRMAEVVELLRELLIGSVIFLNDAPIAIQLVYRVEAPEWISVEYINGGVDPETREFSPGSVLSFLNTQSAWEHARALNKPLRFSFGRADREYKDRWCNPVPVFTV; this comes from the coding sequence ATGCTCAACCGATTTCAAGGCTGGCGCGAACGTGGCTGGTCGCCCGTTGACGCCTCAACTTATGCACAGGCCTGGCAGCGTTTTGGCGGCAGCGTCGCGACTCATCCCATGGTGGTCGAGCGGCTGGCGAATCTGGCCGGCATCCCGGTGCGCTATCTGGCGTGGGAGCAGCAGGGCGAAATCAAAGCCGCAATCCCGACCTGGGGCCGCGACCTGGCCTTGTCCAAGGACGTGCTCAAGCGCAACGGCAAGAAAGGCCTGTTCGATCTTGGCAACGCCGAGCTGATCCTGCCGGCCGCCGCCGATGCCCAGGCCCCGCTGCGCCATCGCGGGCGCTACCTGTCGGCGCTCAACGAAAACCGCTTCAGCGGCCTCAAGTTGCAGACCGAACAACTGGCCATGGCCCGTACCCCCGAAGAACTGTCGAAGAAGTTTCGCTACAACCAGCGCCGTGAACTGCGCCTGCTGGAAGAGGCGGGCGGCGTGGTGCGGCCGGTCAGCGACTTCTCCAGTGCGGAGCTGGCGGCGGTCTACTGCGACCTGTTCCAGCGCCGCTGGGGTTTCCCGGCCACAGGTGCGGGGCGCATGGCCGAAGTCGTCGAACTGCTGCGCGAGTTGTTGATCGGTTCGGTGATTTTCCTCAACGACGCGCCGATCGCCATCCAACTGGTGTACCGCGTCGAAGCCCCGGAGTGGATCAGCGTTGAGTACATCAACGGCGGCGTCGACCCTGAAACCCGCGAATTCAGCCCCGGCAGCGTCCTGAGTTTCCTCAATACGCAATCTGCCTGGGAACATGCCCGGGCCCTGAACAAGCCGCTGCGCTTTTCCTTCGGTCGCGCCGACCGTGAATACAAGGATCGCTGGTGCAATCCTGTGCCGGTCTTCACCGTATGA
- a CDS encoding glycosyltransferase has product MTRSAERHVLQFSHGYDGPFLDCARQYASLFAGTGYRVTTVFLTGAADSEVAAACASDEVLFMEYSSKAIRGLKLGAIGDLRKIAASRNFSFCIAHRFKPIYIALLGTSLPVIGVHHAFGDYQRGTRKLFAHICRKRLSLLGVSDAVRDDMRRCLPKWPAARIQTLYNRIDISALQMSQVSAREARETLGLSADAFIVGNVGRLHPDKDQATLLHGFAAALPGLPANSQLVILGEGRLEDELKTLARELGVGDRVLFLGQVPDARNYFRAFDVFALSSDNEPFGMVLLEAMAAGVPLLATACGGAKEVVEGVGILFPLGDAEHLAQGLKHLAGMDEQQRRQCAEMMFDRLRERFSDRAVRDTFWHLPQVTDLAPRG; this is encoded by the coding sequence ATGACACGCTCGGCTGAACGCCATGTGCTGCAGTTCTCCCACGGCTATGACGGGCCGTTCCTGGACTGCGCGCGGCAGTACGCCAGCCTGTTCGCGGGTACCGGTTATCGGGTGACCACGGTCTTTCTGACCGGGGCCGCCGATAGCGAGGTGGCCGCAGCCTGCGCCTCCGATGAAGTGTTGTTCATGGAATACAGCTCCAAGGCCATTCGTGGCCTGAAGCTGGGCGCCATCGGCGATCTGCGCAAGATCGCCGCTTCCCGCAATTTCAGTTTCTGCATCGCCCATCGTTTCAAGCCGATCTACATCGCCTTGCTCGGTACTTCGCTGCCGGTGATTGGCGTGCATCACGCGTTTGGCGATTACCAACGCGGCACGCGCAAACTCTTTGCGCACATTTGCCGCAAGCGTCTGAGCCTGCTCGGCGTGTCCGATGCGGTGCGGGACGACATGCGCCGTTGCCTGCCGAAATGGCCGGCAGCGCGCATCCAGACCCTCTACAACCGCATCGATATCTCCGCGTTGCAGATGAGTCAGGTGTCCGCCCGTGAAGCCCGCGAAACCCTTGGTCTGTCGGCGGATGCCTTCATTGTCGGCAATGTCGGTCGTCTGCACCCGGACAAGGATCAGGCCACGCTGCTGCACGGTTTTGCCGCAGCGCTGCCCGGTCTGCCGGCCAATAGCCAATTGGTGATTCTCGGCGAGGGGCGGCTTGAGGATGAACTCAAGACACTTGCCCGTGAGCTGGGCGTCGGGGATCGGGTGCTGTTTCTCGGCCAGGTGCCGGACGCGCGCAATTACTTCCGGGCGTTCGATGTGTTTGCCCTGAGTTCCGACAATGAGCCGTTTGGCATGGTGCTGCTGGAGGCCATGGCTGCCGGCGTGCCGTTGCTGGCCACGGCGTGCGGCGGGGCGAAGGAGGTGGTCGAAGGCGTCGGGATCCTGTTTCCGCTGGGTGACGCCGAGCATCTGGCCCAAGGCTTGAAACATCTGGCCGGCATGGACGAGCAGCAGCGTCGTCAGTGCGCCGAGATGATGTTCGACCGCCTGCGTGAGCGCTTCTCCGATCGAGCCGTACGCGACACGTTCTGGCATTTGCCGCAAGTTACCGATCTGGCACCGAGGGGCTGA
- a CDS encoding carbamoyltransferase, translating into MALTILGLSGALSHDPSAALYIDGKLVAAAEEERFVRDKHAKNRMPYESAKFCLEQAGIKPSDVDVVAIPFAPISIFGKARWQYAKRYWYAPDRALDAILMGNRRYKRYRNKIVWCLEQLGFDPKKIKIEPVEHHLAHASSAYHCSGFKEKTAILGIDGKGEYATTFFGYGENGKIHKIKEFFDPDSLGGLYGAITEFLGFDMLDGEFKVMGMAPYGDASKYDFSRLASFENGELVINTDYANVIGLRRYKEKGKGYYFSPKLIEWLGPKREGDIADEPYIHYAASIQALFEKIALQMIDYYLGDVLKETGKLAYAGGCALNVKLNQKIIARDDVKELFVQPASGDAGTAVGAAAYVSNARGVPVEKMEHVYLGPSYSNEDVIAACARHENKPTWRKLDNMPEQIAKIMVDGNPVAWFQGRMEFGPRALGGRSIIGCPSVAGVADRINHQIKFRERWRPFCPSMLDTVAPQMIKIDHPAPFMTFTFEVAEEWKTRVPEVVHEDGTSRAQVLKREYNPRYYDMMKALEVLTGNGVSLNTSLNRRGEPMICSPTDALNMFFGSDLQYLIMEDILVVKEGANAYDTLG; encoded by the coding sequence GTGGCATTGACGATTCTTGGCCTGTCCGGCGCCCTTAGCCATGATCCTTCAGCAGCCTTGTACATCGACGGCAAGCTGGTCGCGGCGGCTGAGGAAGAGCGCTTCGTACGCGATAAACATGCAAAGAACCGCATGCCCTACGAATCGGCGAAGTTCTGCCTGGAGCAGGCAGGCATCAAGCCGTCCGACGTTGACGTGGTCGCGATTCCGTTCGCCCCGATCAGCATTTTCGGCAAGGCGCGCTGGCAGTACGCCAAGCGTTACTGGTACGCCCCGGACCGTGCGCTCGACGCGATCCTGATGGGCAACCGTCGCTACAAGCGCTATCGCAACAAGATCGTCTGGTGCCTGGAGCAACTGGGTTTCGATCCGAAGAAAATCAAGATCGAGCCGGTTGAACACCACCTGGCCCACGCTTCCAGCGCCTACCACTGCTCGGGTTTCAAAGAGAAAACCGCGATCCTCGGCATCGACGGCAAGGGCGAGTACGCCACGACCTTCTTCGGTTATGGCGAGAACGGCAAGATCCACAAGATCAAGGAATTCTTCGATCCGGACTCCCTCGGCGGCCTGTACGGCGCGATCACCGAGTTCCTCGGTTTCGACATGCTTGACGGCGAGTTCAAGGTCATGGGCATGGCGCCGTACGGCGACGCCAGCAAATACGATTTCTCGCGCCTGGCTTCGTTCGAAAACGGCGAGCTGGTGATCAACACTGACTACGCCAACGTGATCGGCCTGCGTCGCTATAAAGAGAAGGGCAAGGGTTACTACTTCTCGCCGAAGCTGATCGAGTGGCTGGGCCCGAAGCGCGAAGGCGACATCGCCGACGAGCCTTACATCCACTACGCTGCCAGCATTCAGGCGCTGTTCGAAAAAATCGCGCTGCAGATGATCGACTACTACCTGGGCGACGTGCTCAAGGAAACCGGCAAACTGGCCTATGCCGGTGGCTGTGCGTTGAACGTCAAGCTCAACCAGAAAATCATCGCCCGCGACGACGTCAAGGAACTGTTCGTGCAGCCTGCCTCCGGCGATGCCGGCACCGCAGTCGGCGCAGCGGCCTATGTGTCCAACGCCCGTGGCGTGCCGGTCGAGAAGATGGAACACGTCTACCTCGGCCCGTCGTACAGCAACGAAGACGTGATCGCCGCATGTGCCCGTCACGAGAACAAGCCGACCTGGCGCAAGCTTGACAACATGCCGGAGCAGATCGCCAAAATCATGGTCGATGGCAACCCGGTGGCCTGGTTCCAGGGCCGCATGGAGTTCGGTCCGCGCGCGCTGGGCGGTCGTTCGATCATCGGTTGCCCGAGCGTGGCTGGCGTGGCTGACCGCATCAACCACCAGATCAAGTTCCGCGAGCGCTGGAGGCCTTTCTGCCCGTCGATGCTCGACACCGTTGCGCCACAGATGATCAAGATCGATCACCCGGCGCCGTTCATGACCTTCACCTTCGAAGTGGCGGAAGAGTGGAAGACCCGCGTGCCGGAAGTCGTCCACGAAGACGGCACGTCCCGGGCCCAGGTGCTCAAGCGCGAATACAACCCGCGCTACTATGACATGATGAAGGCGCTGGAAGTGCTGACCGGCAACGGCGTGTCCCTGAACACCTCGCTCAACCGCCGTGGCGAACCGATGATCTGCTCGCCGACCGACGCACTGAACATGTTTTTCGGCTCGGATCTGCAATACCTGATCATGGAAGACATCCTGGTGGTCAAAGAAGGCGCAAACGCTTATGACACGCTCGGCTGA